A part of Streptomyces sp. NBC_01451 genomic DNA contains:
- a CDS encoding DUF3592 domain-containing protein: protein MDLMFYGVPTLIIVMTVLMATFVIRRVLRMRRAWNSGLTAEARCLRTYTTTSGGSGDSSVHTTLHHVYEFVARDGRTVRFDEPHGPGTVIEGDYVTVFYSEGERINATAHRPSPVRHGLALAGILGFLGVMVVFCVGFMVTYSQIFEPFGDLFFGDDSGYSSTDSGTGDGFPEGWDVSTDSP from the coding sequence ATGGACTTGATGTTCTACGGGGTGCCGACGCTCATCATCGTGATGACCGTCCTGATGGCGACGTTCGTGATCCGCCGGGTGCTGCGGATGCGCCGCGCCTGGAACAGCGGCCTGACTGCCGAGGCGCGCTGCCTCCGGACCTACACGACCACGAGCGGTGGCTCCGGCGACTCCTCCGTGCACACGACGCTGCACCACGTGTACGAGTTCGTCGCGCGCGACGGCCGCACCGTCCGCTTCGACGAGCCGCACGGCCCGGGCACGGTCATCGAGGGCGACTACGTCACCGTCTTCTACAGTGAGGGCGAGCGGATCAATGCCACGGCGCACCGCCCGAGCCCGGTCCGGCACGGGCTGGCCCTGGCGGGCATCCTCGGGTTCCTCGGGGTGATGGTGGTGTTCTGCGTCGGCTTCATGGTGACGTACAGCCAGATCTTCGAACCGTTCGGCGACCTGTTCTTCGGTGACGACAGCGGCTACAGCAGCACCGACTCCGGCACGGGCGACGGGTTCCCCGAGGGCTGGGACGTGAGCACCGACTCGCCGTGA